The following are encoded together in the Humulus lupulus chromosome 5, drHumLupu1.1, whole genome shotgun sequence genome:
- the LOC133777915 gene encoding protein LOL1 isoform X1, which yields MPVPLAPYPSPPAPYTPPSNAGAQSQLVCSGCRNLLLYPVGATSVCCAVCNAVTTVPPPGTEMAQLVCGGCHTLLMYIRGATSVQCSCCHTVNLALEANQVAHVNCGNCRMLLMYQYGARSVKCAVCNFVTSVGVPTTATEQKFNG from the exons ATGCCAGTTCCACTTGCCCCATATCCATCACCACCAGCACCATATACTCCACCTTCAAATG CAGGTGCACAAAGCCAGTTAGTATGCTCTGGATGCCGAAATCTTTTACTCTATCCGGTCGGAGCTACTTCTGTATGCTGTGCTGTTTGCAATGCAGTCACAACAGTGCCGCCTCCGG GGACAGAAATGGCCCAGCTGGTATGTGGAGGTTGCCACACCTTACTAATGTACATACGCGGAGCAACAAGTGTGCAATGCTCTTGTTGTCACACTGTTAATCTTGCCTTGGAAG CAAATCAGGTCGCACATGTCAATTGTGGAAATTGTAGGATGCTACTGATGTACCAATATGGAGCAAGATCTGTGAAATGTGCAGTTTGCAATTTTGTGACATCAGTTGGG GTCCCAACAACCGCGACCGAGCAGAAATTCAACGGCTAA
- the LOC133777915 gene encoding protein LOL1 isoform X2 — MPVPLAPYPSPPAPYTPPSNGAQSQLVCSGCRNLLLYPVGATSVCCAVCNAVTTVPPPGTEMAQLVCGGCHTLLMYIRGATSVQCSCCHTVNLALEANQVAHVNCGNCRMLLMYQYGARSVKCAVCNFVTSVGVPTTATEQKFNG; from the exons ATGCCAGTTCCACTTGCCCCATATCCATCACCACCAGCACCATATACTCCACCTTCAAATG GTGCACAAAGCCAGTTAGTATGCTCTGGATGCCGAAATCTTTTACTCTATCCGGTCGGAGCTACTTCTGTATGCTGTGCTGTTTGCAATGCAGTCACAACAGTGCCGCCTCCGG GGACAGAAATGGCCCAGCTGGTATGTGGAGGTTGCCACACCTTACTAATGTACATACGCGGAGCAACAAGTGTGCAATGCTCTTGTTGTCACACTGTTAATCTTGCCTTGGAAG CAAATCAGGTCGCACATGTCAATTGTGGAAATTGTAGGATGCTACTGATGTACCAATATGGAGCAAGATCTGTGAAATGTGCAGTTTGCAATTTTGTGACATCAGTTGGG GTCCCAACAACCGCGACCGAGCAGAAATTCAACGGCTAA